The Janthinobacterium lividum genome has a window encoding:
- the tssE gene encoding type VI secretion system baseplate subunit TssE, producing the protein MKGFTPGLFDRLMDTPVHGASSGTVSRLSLEDLKDTVARDLEALLNTRAVLPEALLKPFPECGKSIITYGLNDFAGLSLSSTDDRAYICQCLEKAIARHEPRLRQVRASLEIEEGSINRLNFAISALLVVHAAHEPVSFDAILQPSSLHYTISKGRRAASTGA; encoded by the coding sequence ATGAAAGGTTTTACGCCGGGCCTGTTCGACCGCCTGATGGATACGCCCGTGCACGGCGCCTCCAGCGGCACCGTCTCGCGCCTCTCGCTCGAGGACTTGAAAGACACCGTGGCGCGCGATCTTGAAGCGCTGCTCAACACGCGCGCCGTGCTGCCCGAGGCGCTGCTCAAACCCTTTCCCGAGTGCGGCAAGTCGATCATCACCTACGGCTTGAACGATTTCGCCGGGCTTAGCCTGTCGAGCACGGACGACCGCGCCTATATCTGCCAGTGCCTCGAAAAGGCCATCGCCCGCCACGAGCCGCGCTTGCGCCAGGTGCGCGCATCGCTGGAAATCGAGGAAGGCTCGATCAACCGCCTCAATTTCGCCATCAGCGCGCTGCTGGTGGTGCATGCGGCGCACGAACCGGTCAGCTTCGACGCCATCTTGCAGCCTTCCAGCCTGCATTACACGATCAGCAAGGGGCGCCGCGCCGCGTCCACGGGAGCCTGA
- a CDS encoding type VI secretion system tube protein Hcp — protein sequence MAIDVYLQIDGIKGESTDNSHKDWIECKSVQWQVLQPKSATASTGGGHTAERTEHKDIVIAKMADLASPLLLQTCSSGKTIPKAKLEFLRADGQGERIKYFEIELENVMISSVAPSVAAGDILGEDLALKYSKVKWKYTQQKVGGGSGGNTSGGWDLSANKTA from the coding sequence ATGGCAATCGACGTATACTTGCAAATTGATGGCATCAAAGGCGAATCCACGGATAACAGCCACAAAGATTGGATCGAATGCAAGTCGGTCCAGTGGCAAGTATTGCAACCCAAATCGGCGACCGCCTCGACGGGCGGCGGCCATACCGCCGAACGTACCGAGCACAAGGATATCGTCATCGCCAAGATGGCCGATCTTGCCAGTCCCTTGCTGCTGCAAACTTGCTCCTCGGGCAAGACCATCCCGAAAGCCAAGCTCGAGTTCCTGCGCGCCGATGGCCAGGGCGAACGCATCAAGTACTTCGAAATCGAACTGGAGAATGTGATGATCAGCAGCGTGGCGCCATCGGTGGCCGCGGGCGACATTCTCGGCGAAGACCTGGCACTCAAGTATTCGAAGGTCAAGTGGAAGTACACGCAGCAAAAAGTGGGTGGCGGTTCGGGTGGTAACACCTCCGGCGGCTGGGATCTGTCGGCCAACAAGACAGCCTGA
- the tssC gene encoding type VI secretion system contractile sheath large subunit, whose product MSAQLTPALSAAGTAEIDLLDQIVEQSKVAKSSVEHARAKDLISELVSQVMDGTVVVSNNLAATIDARVAELDQLISAQLSAIMHAPEFQKLESSWTGLHYLVKNTATGTNLKIKMMNATKRELVKDFQSALEFDQSTMFKKVYEEEFGTFGGAPFGTLLGDFEFSRQPEDMYFIEQMSHVAAAAHAPFISSASPELFGLESYSDLGKPRDLAKVFDTVEYAKWKSLRESEDARYVGLTLPRFLGRLPFNPLDGATVDGFNFVEDVDGTDHQKYLWCNAAYAFGTKLTAAFEDYGWCAAIRGVEGGGLVEDLPTHTFKTDEGEVALKCPTEIAITDRREKELSDLGFISLVHCKNTDYAAFFGAQSAQKAKKYNTDAANANAVLSAQLQYIFAVSRIAHYMKAMMRDKIGSFAAASNVEDFLNRWLTQYVLLDDNASQEQKAQFPLREASVQVSEVPGRPGVYRAVSFLRPHFQLDELSVSLRLVAELPQSTKS is encoded by the coding sequence ATGTCCGCACAACTGACTCCCGCATTGAGCGCCGCCGGCACCGCCGAAATCGACTTGCTCGACCAGATCGTCGAGCAGAGCAAGGTGGCCAAGTCCAGCGTCGAACACGCCCGCGCCAAGGATCTGATTTCCGAACTGGTCAGCCAGGTCATGGATGGCACGGTGGTGGTATCGAATAACCTGGCCGCCACCATCGATGCCCGCGTGGCCGAACTGGACCAGCTCATTTCCGCGCAGCTCAGCGCCATCATGCACGCGCCCGAATTCCAGAAGCTGGAAAGCAGCTGGACGGGCCTGCATTACCTGGTGAAGAACACGGCCACCGGCACGAATCTGAAAATCAAGATGATGAACGCCACCAAGCGCGAACTGGTCAAGGATTTCCAGAGCGCGCTGGAGTTTGACCAGTCGACCATGTTCAAAAAGGTCTACGAAGAGGAATTCGGCACCTTTGGCGGGGCGCCGTTCGGCACCTTGCTGGGCGACTTCGAATTCAGCCGCCAGCCGGAAGACATGTATTTCATCGAACAGATGTCGCATGTGGCCGCCGCCGCGCACGCGCCGTTCATCTCGTCCGCGTCGCCAGAACTGTTTGGCCTGGAAAGCTACAGCGATCTGGGCAAGCCGCGCGACCTGGCCAAGGTATTCGACACGGTCGAGTATGCGAAGTGGAAATCCTTGCGCGAATCGGAAGACGCGCGCTACGTGGGTCTGACCTTGCCACGCTTCCTGGGCCGGTTGCCGTTCAATCCGCTCGATGGCGCCACCGTCGACGGCTTCAATTTCGTCGAGGACGTCGACGGCACCGATCATCAGAAATACCTGTGGTGCAACGCTGCCTACGCTTTCGGCACCAAGCTGACGGCCGCCTTCGAGGATTACGGCTGGTGCGCGGCGATCCGCGGCGTGGAGGGCGGCGGCCTGGTAGAAGACTTGCCGACGCATACCTTCAAGACGGACGAGGGCGAGGTGGCGCTGAAATGCCCGACCGAGATCGCCATCACGGACCGCCGCGAAAAGGAATTGAGCGACCTGGGCTTCATCTCCCTCGTGCACTGCAAGAACACGGACTATGCCGCGTTCTTCGGCGCCCAGTCGGCGCAGAAGGCGAAAAAATACAATACCGACGCCGCCAACGCGAACGCCGTGCTGTCGGCGCAGCTGCAATACATCTTCGCCGTGTCGCGCATCGCCCACTACATGAAGGCCATGATGCGCGACAAGATCGGCAGCTTTGCCGCCGCCTCCAACGTGGAAGATTTCCTCAACCGCTGGCTGACGCAGTACGTGTTGCTCGACGATAACGCCAGCCAAGAACAGAAAGCGCAGTTTCCGCTGCGCGAAGCGTCGGTGCAGGTGTCGGAAGTGCCGGGCCGGCCCGGCGTGTACCGCGCCGTGTCCTTCTTGCGTCCGCATTTCCAGCTGGACGAATTGTCCGTTTCACTCCGTTTGGTCGCGGAGCTTCCGCAGTCGACCAAATCGTAA
- the tssB gene encoding type VI secretion system contractile sheath small subunit, translated as MGRGCHVEKDSVQKRLQKVRPPRVQMTYDVEIGDAIENKELPFVVGVVGDFGGNSELEQKRLKDRKFVDIDRDNFDEVMKGIEPRATFRVPNELGAGGGQFGVELKFRAIADFRPEAVVEQVEPLRKLLEARTKLADLRNKLAGNDKLEDILNDVLNSTEKLAQLEQHSHVRKD; from the coding sequence TTGGGAAGGGGATGTCATGTCGAAAAAGATAGTGTGCAGAAGCGCTTGCAAAAGGTACGCCCGCCACGCGTGCAGATGACCTATGACGTCGAGATCGGCGACGCCATCGAAAACAAGGAGCTGCCCTTCGTGGTGGGCGTGGTGGGTGATTTCGGCGGCAATTCCGAACTCGAGCAAAAGCGCCTGAAGGACCGCAAGTTCGTCGATATCGACCGCGATAATTTCGATGAAGTGATGAAGGGCATCGAGCCGCGCGCCACCTTCCGCGTGCCCAATGAACTGGGCGCCGGTGGCGGCCAGTTCGGCGTCGAGCTGAAATTTCGCGCGATCGCCGATTTCCGCCCCGAAGCGGTGGTCGAGCAGGTCGAGCCGCTGCGCAAGCTGCTCGAGGCGCGCACCAAGCTGGCCGACCTGCGCAACAAGCTGGCCGGCAACGACAAGCTGGAAGACATCCTGAATGACGTGCTCAACAGCACGGAAAAACTGGCCCAGCTGGAACAACATTCCCACGTCAGGAAAGATTGA
- the tssI gene encoding type VI secretion system tip protein TssI/VgrG has translation MGGAQPAPAATGQFGTGLSQHARLITLATAQQSGQPESLMAEQFEGREAVNELFRFEVDALSTAANLDLASFIGEEMTLCLLQPDGSQRAWHGICTDCAWLGADGGVARYRLRLEPALALLQLRRDSYIFQDKNARDIVTELLADYPQLRFEFDVSQALATRAICTQYRESDFAFFARLLAAEGLSWRFEHDQPGGAQEGGDGQAQARHKLVIFDSKATAPQTPGGADMRFHGVRATDTDDAIDRFGARRQVQSNAVSISSWDPAQVTAPAAEQVSSLEAGQLPQLAVYDGAGERLHADRAAAGPHSERMLQALELDNKQFDGAGAVRRLAAGHAMRLLQHEQHADGANAFTVLWAEHQARNNTGPAGAGLGDMLSKLAKTAGLGGVADWIAGQIEPGTYRNRFGCVRASVPIVPRATAARAPAVALGPQTALVVGLADSVATTGRDHQVRIQFAWQRGSAANPGGLAHNTDQQGNAPGNEASGAWVRVAEALAGPNWGSQFTPRLGTEVLVDFIEGDMDRPLVVAQLYTGSDTPPYAAGENSGVNHAGVLSGMHSHNFDGAGYNQWVLDDTQGQLRTRLASSSAATELNLGYLVQQGANSAQRGSYRGSGFELRTDAWAMLRAGEGMLISTTARARQGASVASSQFDTKEALALLRGACELSKTVATSASQQKALVSKDANQAQLDMAAQIDPQQDGKYQANVGGQEASKAGSGTRAPDTAQPVERYAQPLVLMESPSSINWATPASTVLFAGQQLHWTAQADLHMTAGQTIASVAANAVTLFSQEGGIKAVAGNGPVSLEAHTDQLEILADQAVTVISVSDSIDIKANQKIVLQAGQSSITLEGGDITFRCPGHFTVKGGQHVFNGGASVAAGLPPLPDSRLKLFDEGFVLKDRDTGELMPRQPYRVKRADGSFETGMTDARGLTHIVAAAAVEALVIELLKSPGQVPETEDSPPPAPTSDTRSKAPAPGTTAKTPPKPEPKFKETGTSSTSPVDNKQRKEVLIKRPACWIADYEKEISVSSVPRYNNTFGASGAPHNYFDNVRYKIYVPVKSNTGIIAELRVKVITVLEPADQALEDREKGTPQAATRAKQRAAVIKYVKGIATTGLESHWNNKFQMKISDPECGTRILPIVYRVVYVESNEHYIMQIHKRYDRESVTGTIIDVSASTDGQIHAHEFGHCYGLPDEYSYVEGDDETVKYKKPDGSWDAPVPSLSDDEEPVPAAANIMNSAGSIVIRDRHAWQIAIEVQELLRTKIGRKIKCDIILNGS, from the coding sequence ATGGGCGGCGCACAACCAGCCCCCGCGGCAACGGGCCAGTTCGGCACCGGCCTGAGCCAGCATGCACGGCTCATCACCCTGGCCACGGCCCAGCAGTCCGGGCAGCCGGAATCGCTGATGGCGGAACAATTCGAGGGCCGCGAGGCCGTCAATGAACTGTTCCGCTTCGAAGTCGATGCCCTGAGCACCGCGGCCAACCTGGACCTGGCCTCCTTCATCGGCGAGGAAATGACGCTTTGCCTGCTGCAGCCCGACGGCAGCCAGCGCGCCTGGCACGGCATCTGCACCGATTGCGCCTGGCTGGGCGCCGACGGCGGCGTGGCGCGCTACCGGCTGCGCCTCGAGCCGGCCCTGGCCCTGCTGCAGTTGCGCCGCGACAGTTATATTTTCCAGGACAAGAATGCGCGCGACATCGTCACGGAGCTGCTGGCCGACTACCCGCAGCTGCGCTTCGAATTTGACGTCAGCCAGGCGCTGGCCACGCGCGCCATCTGCACCCAGTACCGCGAAAGCGACTTCGCATTCTTCGCGCGCCTGCTGGCCGCCGAAGGCCTGAGCTGGCGCTTCGAGCACGACCAGCCCGGCGGCGCGCAGGAAGGCGGCGATGGCCAGGCACAGGCCAGGCACAAACTGGTGATCTTCGACAGCAAGGCCACCGCGCCGCAGACGCCGGGTGGCGCCGACATGCGCTTTCACGGCGTGCGCGCCACCGATACCGACGACGCCATCGACCGCTTCGGCGCGCGCCGCCAGGTGCAATCGAATGCCGTCAGCATCAGCAGCTGGGACCCGGCGCAGGTGACGGCGCCCGCCGCCGAGCAGGTCTCCAGCCTGGAGGCCGGGCAGTTGCCGCAACTGGCCGTGTATGACGGCGCCGGCGAGCGCCTGCACGCCGATCGCGCGGCGGCAGGGCCGCACAGCGAGCGCATGCTGCAAGCCCTGGAACTCGACAACAAGCAGTTCGATGGCGCCGGCGCCGTGCGCCGCCTGGCCGCCGGCCACGCCATGCGCCTGCTGCAGCACGAGCAGCATGCCGATGGCGCCAACGCATTCACCGTGCTGTGGGCCGAGCACCAGGCGCGCAACAATACGGGGCCGGCCGGCGCCGGCCTGGGCGACATGCTGTCGAAACTGGCCAAAACGGCCGGCCTGGGTGGCGTCGCCGACTGGATCGCCGGCCAGATCGAACCGGGCACCTACCGCAACCGCTTCGGCTGCGTGCGCGCCAGCGTGCCCATCGTGCCGCGCGCCACCGCCGCGCGCGCGCCGGCCGTGGCGCTGGGTCCGCAGACGGCGCTGGTGGTGGGGCTGGCCGACAGCGTGGCCACCACGGGCCGCGATCACCAGGTGCGCATCCAGTTTGCCTGGCAGCGCGGCAGCGCCGCCAATCCGGGCGGCCTGGCTCACAACACCGACCAGCAGGGCAACGCGCCCGGCAACGAGGCGTCCGGCGCCTGGGTGCGCGTGGCCGAAGCGCTGGCCGGCCCGAACTGGGGCTCGCAATTCACGCCGCGCCTCGGCACTGAAGTGCTGGTCGACTTCATCGAGGGCGACATGGACCGCCCGCTGGTCGTCGCCCAGCTCTACACGGGCAGCGACACGCCACCGTATGCGGCCGGCGAGAATTCGGGCGTCAACCACGCGGGCGTCCTGTCGGGCATGCACAGCCACAATTTCGACGGCGCTGGCTACAACCAGTGGGTACTGGACGATACCCAGGGCCAGCTGCGCACCCGGCTCGCTTCGAGCAGCGCCGCCACCGAACTCAATCTGGGCTACCTGGTGCAGCAAGGCGCCAACTCGGCGCAACGGGGCAGCTATCGCGGCAGCGGCTTTGAATTGCGCACGGATGCCTGGGCCATGCTGCGCGCCGGCGAAGGCATGCTGATCTCGACCACGGCGCGCGCGCGCCAGGGCGCCAGCGTGGCGTCGAGCCAGTTCGACACCAAGGAAGCGCTGGCACTGCTGCGCGGCGCCTGTGAACTGAGCAAGACGGTGGCGACGTCGGCAAGCCAGCAAAAAGCCCTCGTCAGCAAGGATGCGAACCAGGCGCAGCTGGACATGGCGGCGCAGATCGACCCGCAGCAGGACGGCAAGTACCAGGCCAATGTCGGCGGCCAGGAAGCCAGCAAGGCGGGCAGCGGCACGCGTGCGCCCGATACGGCGCAGCCCGTGGAACGTTACGCCCAGCCGCTCGTGCTGATGGAGTCGCCCAGCAGCATCAACTGGGCCACGCCGGCGTCGACCGTGCTGTTCGCGGGCCAGCAACTGCACTGGACGGCGCAGGCCGACCTGCACATGACGGCCGGCCAGACGATCGCCTCGGTGGCGGCCAACGCGGTCACGCTGTTCAGTCAGGAAGGCGGCATCAAGGCCGTCGCGGGCAACGGTCCCGTCTCGCTCGAAGCGCATACCGACCAGCTGGAAATCCTCGCCGACCAAGCCGTCACGGTGATCTCCGTGAGCGACAGCATCGACATCAAGGCCAACCAGAAAATCGTCCTGCAGGCGGGACAATCGTCGATCACGCTCGAAGGCGGCGACATCACCTTCCGCTGCCCCGGTCATTTTACGGTCAAGGGCGGGCAGCATGTCTTCAACGGCGGTGCCAGCGTCGCCGCCGGCCTGCCACCGTTGCCGGACAGCCGCTTGAAACTGTTCGACGAAGGCTTCGTGCTGAAAGACCGCGACACGGGTGAACTGATGCCGCGCCAGCCGTATCGCGTCAAGCGCGCCGACGGCAGTTTCGAAACGGGCATGACGGACGCCAGGGGCTTGACCCACATCGTGGCGGCTGCCGCCGTCGAGGCGCTGGTGATCGAACTGCTCAAATCGCCGGGCCAGGTGCCCGAGACGGAGGACAGCCCGCCCCCTGCGCCAACGTCGGACACGCGCTCCAAGGCGCCCGCGCCCGGCACAACGGCCAAGACGCCGCCCAAACCCGAGCCGAAATTCAAGGAAACGGGTACTTCCAGCACCAGCCCCGTCGATAACAAACAGCGCAAGGAAGTGCTGATCAAGCGCCCCGCCTGCTGGATCGCCGATTATGAAAAGGAGATTAGCGTCTCCAGCGTACCGCGCTACAACAACACCTTCGGCGCCAGCGGCGCGCCGCATAACTATTTCGACAACGTGCGCTACAAGATCTACGTGCCCGTCAAGTCGAATACCGGCATCATCGCCGAATTGCGCGTCAAGGTGATCACGGTGCTCGAGCCGGCCGACCAGGCGCTGGAAGACCGCGAGAAAGGTACCCCACAGGCCGCCACGCGGGCCAAGCAGCGCGCCGCCGTCATCAAATACGTCAAGGGCATCGCCACCACGGGGCTGGAAAGCCACTGGAACAATAAATTCCAGATGAAGATCAGCGATCCGGAATGCGGCACGCGCATCCTGCCCATCGTCTACCGCGTCGTTTATGTGGAGAGCAACGAGCACTACATCATGCAGATCCACAAACGCTACGACCGCGAAAGCGTGACGGGTACCATCATCGACGTGTCCGCTTCGACCGATGGCCAGATACACGCACATGAATTCGGTCACTGCTATGGCCTGCCGGATGAATACTCGTATGTGGAAGGCGACGACGAGACCGTCAAATACAAGAAACCGGACGGCAGCTGGGATGCGCCCGTGCCTTCGCTCTCGGACGATGAGGAACCGGTACCGGCCGCCGCCAACATCATGAACTCGGCCGGCTCCATCGTCATCCGTGACCGGCATGCCTGGCAGATCGCCATCGAAGTACAGGAATTGCTACGGACGAAAATAGGACGGAAGATCAAATGCGATATCATCCTGAACGGCTCCTAA
- a CDS encoding FAD-dependent oxidoreductase, translating into MPAQAESSAAAGPSRQRYRVAIIGGGPAGCACALALAQHGVHDVLVIEAGDYTHFRIGESIPPEANRLFQALGIAQEFFAEAHAPCHGSCSWWGSDKRGYNDALLHPLGHGWHLERARFNGFLARQARLRGAEVLMRASLAASVPAQGGGFALELMLGDPVHRRPATIHADLVVDASGTRAVFARQRGSRKVETLPLVCLAMRFAASDGRRSGLTHLEAVEHGWWYGAHLPDATLLLAFYSDAATVKARRLQHAGHWLAWLAAAPNTAVLARGAAPLAGGVQSFPAPSYCLDQLHGDGWLAIGDAASAYDPVTSQGIVKALANGMAAAGAIAGHATLDAVAHTVAQRHAQYLAQRQQYYGWEQRWPTAPFWRQLHAGAQAR; encoded by the coding sequence ATGCCGGCGCAGGCAGAAAGCTCCGCTGCGGCGGGGCCGTCGCGGCAGCGCTACCGGGTCGCCATCATCGGCGGCGGCCCGGCTGGCTGCGCCTGCGCGCTGGCGCTGGCGCAGCATGGTGTACATGATGTGCTGGTGATCGAGGCGGGCGATTACACGCACTTTCGCATCGGCGAGAGCATCCCGCCCGAAGCCAACCGTTTGTTCCAGGCGCTGGGCATTGCGCAGGAATTTTTCGCCGAGGCGCACGCGCCTTGCCATGGCAGCTGTTCCTGGTGGGGCAGCGACAAGCGCGGCTACAACGACGCGCTGCTGCATCCGCTGGGCCACGGCTGGCACCTGGAGCGCGCCAGGTTCAATGGCTTCCTGGCGCGCCAGGCGCGCCTGCGCGGGGCGGAAGTGCTGATGCGCGCCAGCCTGGCCGCGTCGGTTCCGGCGCAAGGCGGCGGCTTTGCCCTGGAATTGATGCTGGGTGATCCGGTGCACCGGCGACCGGCCACCATCCATGCCGACCTGGTGGTCGACGCCAGCGGCACGCGCGCCGTCTTCGCGCGCCAGCGCGGCAGCCGCAAGGTGGAAACGCTGCCGCTCGTGTGCCTGGCCATGCGCTTCGCGGCGTCCGATGGTCGCCGTTCCGGCCTGACGCACCTGGAAGCGGTTGAACATGGCTGGTGGTATGGGGCCCATCTGCCCGACGCCACCTTGCTGCTGGCGTTCTATAGCGATGCGGCCACCGTCAAGGCGCGGCGCCTGCAGCATGCCGGACACTGGCTGGCATGGCTGGCGGCCGCGCCCAACACGGCTGTGCTGGCCCGCGGTGCTGCGCCGCTGGCAGGTGGCGTGCAGAGTTTTCCCGCGCCGTCCTACTGCCTCGACCAACTGCATGGCGACGGCTGGCTGGCCATCGGCGACGCGGCCTCGGCCTACGATCCCGTCACGTCGCAAGGCATCGTCAAGGCGCTCGCCAACGGCATGGCGGCCGCGGGCGCCATCGCCGGCCACGCCACGCTGGACGCGGTGGCGCATACGGTGGCGCAGCGCCATGCGCAGTATCTGGCGCAGCGCCAGCAGTATTACGGTTGGGAGCAGCGCTGGCCCACCGCGCCGTTCTGGCGCCAGTTGCATGCGGGCGCGCAGGCGCGCTAG
- a CDS encoding LodA/GoxA family CTQ-dependent oxidase: MAYTGLRIHPTIGIARVGNSEEYYLGPESLAGMPLDGQDGTGGLPIRPGTEDTTIASSELRDASGKLKRQAARFRIYQYAFDAADGVESYPLGRRGAAAEVAIGSMVDGKIVKDIVWTVHMANKKANSWEGGEGVAPFDKQRAPALRNRDFGERGSPHFGTPADPLRLKLLVIDPGPRAVQASRQAVQQFDAATPPSCADAASGAVRSLPDYPVSFPRGGQPGAPAQGPGAIIASLGAITTEKNGRLLVLGGYGKACGFDAQGNYSAATVLHDNVNNDNWFDDVADGPVTAMLLFADGTARAVEGSAWVVSSDPSYAPQTANVVSLWDDLYCTWLEKMALRPAVYADGSYQTGYQSNFSTDVQPILRAASLQRWTTSLPPRAIKEHDLLGKMKAEGLTYPIMNFIRHPDQTGAPSLKPQMPLSLGDAGSSLLTLTRAQYFFMDQWAHGHYVADSGNFLLGAGEALDRTVLFNCLGGRYSPGIEMGFIVRDPGLYRQAWRRHDAGGPFRINAQHLDYSAAVRDQPFLGTGYMPLRGGGEVQPGDVSKFMALPWHTDYNSCATHLPDPNPGGTVLNNQQAIDAATALKGNGYNTLLYSSWPAQRPVAVYTYDDVVANGGELGTSRYSVRGKGTRADEVPSTTPENAEIDRPAMHVGRYQDRAQFLLNWHRIGVVVQSTAIARKAGEKAICKDYYLEVESLFDSDESNLVEYWRNTAIDKVYRPKPKL, translated from the coding sequence ATGGCATACACAGGTTTGAGAATTCACCCGACCATCGGCATCGCCCGCGTCGGCAATAGCGAAGAATACTATCTGGGCCCGGAAAGCCTGGCCGGCATGCCGCTCGATGGCCAGGATGGCACGGGAGGCTTGCCGATCCGGCCCGGCACGGAAGACACGACCATCGCCAGCAGCGAGTTGCGTGACGCCAGTGGAAAGCTCAAGCGGCAGGCGGCCCGCTTCCGGATTTACCAGTATGCGTTCGACGCAGCGGACGGCGTGGAAAGCTATCCGCTGGGCAGGCGGGGGGCGGCGGCCGAAGTGGCCATCGGCAGCATGGTCGACGGCAAGATCGTCAAGGACATCGTCTGGACCGTGCATATGGCCAATAAGAAAGCCAATAGCTGGGAGGGCGGGGAAGGCGTGGCGCCGTTCGACAAGCAGCGCGCGCCAGCCCTGCGCAATCGGGATTTCGGCGAGCGCGGCTCGCCCCACTTCGGCACGCCGGCCGACCCGCTGCGCCTGAAGCTGCTGGTCATCGACCCCGGACCGCGCGCCGTGCAGGCATCGCGCCAGGCCGTGCAGCAGTTTGACGCCGCCACGCCGCCGTCGTGCGCGGATGCGGCCAGCGGCGCCGTGCGCAGCCTGCCCGACTATCCCGTGTCGTTCCCGCGCGGCGGGCAGCCTGGCGCGCCGGCGCAGGGCCCAGGCGCCATCATCGCGTCGTTGGGCGCCATCACGACGGAAAAGAACGGACGCCTGCTGGTGCTGGGCGGCTATGGCAAGGCCTGCGGCTTTGACGCGCAAGGCAATTATTCGGCCGCCACCGTCCTGCACGACAATGTCAACAACGACAACTGGTTCGATGACGTGGCCGATGGTCCCGTCACGGCCATGCTGCTTTTCGCCGACGGCACGGCGCGCGCCGTCGAGGGCAGCGCCTGGGTGGTGTCCAGCGACCCGTCGTATGCGCCGCAAACGGCGAACGTCGTATCGCTGTGGGATGACCTGTATTGCACCTGGTTGGAAAAGATGGCGCTGCGGCCGGCCGTGTATGCCGATGGCAGCTACCAGACGGGCTACCAGAGCAACTTCAGCACCGATGTCCAGCCCATCCTGCGCGCGGCATCGCTGCAGCGATGGACGACCAGCCTGCCGCCCAGGGCGATCAAGGAGCACGACTTGCTGGGCAAGATGAAGGCCGAAGGCCTGACCTACCCGATCATGAATTTCATCCGCCATCCCGACCAGACGGGCGCGCCGTCGCTGAAGCCGCAAATGCCGCTGTCGCTGGGTGATGCGGGCAGCAGCCTGCTGACACTGACCCGCGCCCAGTATTTTTTCATGGATCAATGGGCGCATGGCCATTATGTGGCCGACAGCGGCAATTTCCTGCTGGGCGCGGGCGAAGCGCTAGACCGTACGGTCCTGTTCAACTGCCTGGGCGGCCGCTACAGCCCCGGCATCGAGATGGGTTTTATCGTGCGCGACCCCGGCCTGTACCGGCAAGCGTGGCGGCGCCATGACGCTGGCGGCCCGTTTCGCATCAATGCACAGCATCTCGATTACTCGGCCGCCGTCAGGGACCAGCCCTTTCTCGGCACCGGCTATATGCCGCTGCGCGGCGGCGGCGAGGTGCAGCCCGGCGACGTGTCGAAGTTCATGGCCTTGCCGTGGCATACCGATTACAACTCGTGCGCCACGCATTTGCCCGATCCAAATCCCGGCGGCACGGTGCTCAATAACCAGCAGGCGATCGATGCCGCCACGGCGCTCAAGGGCAATGGCTACAATACCTTGCTGTATTCCTCCTGGCCGGCGCAGCGGCCCGTGGCCGTGTACACGTACGACGACGTCGTCGCCAATGGCGGCGAATTGGGGACGTCGCGCTACTCCGTGCGCGGCAAGGGCACGCGGGCCGATGAAGTGCCGTCGACTACCCCGGAAAATGCGGAAATCGACCGGCCCGCCATGCATGTGGGCCGTTACCAGGACCGCGCGCAGTTCCTGCTGAACTGGCACCGCATCGGCGTGGTCGTGCAAAGCACGGCGATTGCGCGCAAGGCTGGCGAGAAGGCCATCTGCAAGGATTACTACCTGGAAGTGGAAAGCCTGTTCGACAGTGATGAAAGCAACCTGGTCGAGTATTGGCGCAACACGGCCATCGACAAGGTGTACCGGCCGAAGCCGAAACTCTGA